A region from the uncultured Bacteroides sp. genome encodes:
- a CDS encoding S1-like domain-containing RNA-binding protein, producing MSIELGKFNTLEVVKTVDFGVYLDGEQEGEILLPTRYVPENCQIGDFLNVFLYLDSEERLIATTLTPLVQVGEFACLEVSWVNQFGAFLNWGLMKDLFVPFSEQKMKMLVGNKYVVHAHVDEESYRIVASAKVERYFSKEFPTYQPNDEVDILIWQKTDLGFKAIIDNQFGGLLYDGEIFQPLHTGMTLKAYVKQVREDQKIDLVLQKPGFEKIDDFSRTLQQYLQTHDGSLALNDKSPAEDIYDVFEVSKKTFKKGVGDLYRRRLITLSDNGIELVKH from the coding sequence ATGAGTATCGAACTAGGTAAATTCAATACACTAGAGGTAGTTAAAACCGTGGATTTTGGTGTATATCTTGATGGAGAACAGGAAGGTGAAATTTTACTGCCCACTCGCTATGTCCCCGAAAATTGTCAGATTGGAGACTTTCTGAATGTATTTCTCTACCTCGACAGTGAAGAAAGATTGATTGCCACCACCCTGACACCGTTAGTGCAGGTGGGAGAGTTTGCCTGTCTCGAAGTATCTTGGGTTAATCAGTTCGGCGCTTTTCTTAATTGGGGATTGATGAAGGATCTCTTCGTGCCCTTTAGTGAACAGAAAATGAAGATGCTGGTAGGCAATAAGTATGTGGTGCATGCCCACGTTGACGAAGAAAGTTACCGCATTGTGGCGTCGGCCAAGGTAGAACGTTACTTTTCGAAAGAATTTCCGACTTATCAGCCCAATGATGAAGTGGATATTCTTATTTGGCAGAAAACAGACCTGGGCTTTAAAGCTATTATAGATAACCAGTTTGGTGGATTACTGTATGATGGTGAAATCTTTCAGCCTTTGCATACAGGCATGACATTGAAAGCCTACGTGAAACAGGTGCGTGAAGATCAAAAGATAGACCTTGTGCTTCAGAAACCGGGGTTTGAGAAAATAGACGATTTTTCGAGAACGTTGCAACAATATCTTCAAACACACGATGGTAGCCTGGCTCTCAACGACAAGAGTCCTGCCGAGGATATTTATGATGTTTTTGAAGTGAGTAAAAAGACATTTAAAAAAGGTGTGGGAGACTTGTACAGAAGAAGGCTCATTACATTGAGCGACAATGGCATTGAGTTGGTAAAGCATTAA
- a CDS encoding DMT family transporter gives MKNSWYHIMALVTVAIWGTTFVSTKVLLQHGLSPTEILLYRFVLAYISIWFFCPKRLLANSLRDESLLLAAGLCGGSLYFIAENTALEFTLASNVSLIVCTTPIITAFLMHFSGNKEKLKKKLLYGSVLALTGVALVVFNGNFILKVNPMGDILTIAAALMWSFYSIILRGLDRKYSVLFITRKVFFYGIITMIPVFLLSPSQLHIQALSQPLVIANLLFLGLVASMLCYIMWNTAMKQLGVVRTTNYIYIVPLITLITSSIVINEIITYIAIIGSIFILSGVYIAEQGLNFRSLLWPLLRQRYGFRQRK, from the coding sequence ATGAAAAACTCATGGTATCACATAATGGCCCTAGTAACGGTAGCAATCTGGGGCACCACGTTTGTATCGACTAAAGTTTTGTTGCAGCACGGACTCTCTCCCACGGAAATATTACTTTACCGCTTTGTGTTAGCTTACATCAGCATTTGGTTCTTTTGCCCAAAACGTTTATTGGCCAACAGTCTGCGCGACGAATCTCTGTTACTTGCAGCAGGATTGTGTGGAGGTTCACTTTATTTCATAGCCGAAAACACAGCACTCGAATTTACTCTTGCTTCCAACGTATCGCTTATAGTATGTACCACCCCTATAATCACCGCTTTTTTAATGCATTTCTCCGGCAATAAAGAGAAACTAAAGAAGAAACTGTTATATGGTTCCGTTTTGGCACTTACAGGTGTAGCGTTGGTGGTTTTCAACGGAAACTTTATACTTAAAGTAAACCCGATGGGCGACATACTAACCATTGCCGCCGCTCTGATGTGGTCATTTTATAGCATCATACTGAGAGGACTGGACAGAAAATACAGCGTGCTATTCATCACTCGCAAAGTCTTTTTTTACGGTATCATCACCATGATACCCGTCTTCCTGCTATCGCCCTCTCAATTGCACATACAAGCACTCAGCCAGCCACTGGTAATAGCCAATCTTTTGTTTCTCGGACTGGTAGCCTCTATGCTTTGCTACATTATGTGGAACACAGCAATGAAACAACTGGGCGTGGTGCGAACCACAAATTATATCTACATTGTGCCACTCATCACGCTCATCACCTCTTCAATTGTGATCAATGAAATTATCACTTACATAGCCATTATCGGTTCTATATTCATCCTTTCGGGTGTATATATTGCCGAGCAGGGACTAAATTTCAGAAGCTTACTTTGGCCATTACTCCGACAACGCTACGGCTTCCGCCAACGAAAGTAG
- a CDS encoding TonB-dependent receptor yields the protein MNHKLTSRSFLLFSRETLTGTGKIIAVILLAGLWLCCSQQVALAAALPVQRQEQYLPENIKGKVVNEKGEPLPGVSIAVKGTDTGASTGVDGTFSLQVPSTRTLLIFSYLGYQQQELQARNSLTVVMKEDVKMLGEVVVSTQKRSQSSIEVPITVSALSGGYLKKINVQQFDEMAQYVPGLQIQLQSPNNPGYVIRGVTSDDGDSRSQPRISIFQDGVSISRSRASVVELFDLERVEVVKGPQGTLFGRGAEIGAVHVIRNKPTNELSGELSLGYGSYNQKLVNGFINTPIVDQKMANRFAFAYNQRDGFIKNLSGGRLNGKNTIALRNSTRYWFGENSTADLVLDYQYDDYPGTSFKSERYAPAGGNTDPNTAADLEQGEGLYIKRHVGGATFLLDHPFNDGWKLSSITGFRAFNSDESFDADGTPAPILWVSEKAKGTQFSQELRLNYDSKGAFSGFGGVSYFYENSSQEVPMRINEQSLYPAYISPLLKAQFATQFEGLGLPSALSSSILNSLFPDQAPVVNGEAQYVTNLPQIRKTLETVLSSQIGVPVTLEQGLAAMGVSADAIASIVKQVDQLSGQPINSYHEESSTNYGTNQAAEIFIDGTYKLTSAFALTAGLRASYEHQVGGYRSDASAQPSIFGMMMNGSANLMNAISDGKITASGDYWSWVGRVALNYMFKRNNIYISASRGRRPGVILVLPGEVTKLKPEIIYSYEAGIKGIVVDGILSYDLSAYYYDWDHFQTTTLQTIEGSLAPQYLADDAGKAHTFGVEAGLRYNPVRYFSIFGNYSYINGKFNEKDENGNEQEYAGNRFRLTPKHTFSAGLDFDVPVSKTSAVYFRPSYSYKSQVYFEDSNRADLSQSGYGLANFTAGLRMHPHSWYYEIGAFGKNVFDKKYIIDAGNSGDAIGLPTFVGGSRSVVGVMAKVSF from the coding sequence ATGAATCACAAATTAACGTCTCGTAGCTTTCTTCTATTCTCAAGAGAAACATTAACCGGTACCGGCAAAATAATAGCAGTAATTCTGCTTGCCGGATTGTGGCTATGCTGCTCGCAACAAGTGGCACTTGCCGCAGCATTGCCTGTACAGCGGCAGGAACAATACCTGCCTGAAAATATAAAAGGAAAGGTGGTAAATGAAAAAGGCGAACCGCTACCTGGTGTAAGCATTGCTGTAAAAGGTACAGACACCGGAGCTTCTACCGGAGTCGATGGTACGTTTTCGCTTCAGGTTCCTTCTACCCGCACTTTATTGATTTTTTCTTATTTGGGTTATCAGCAACAAGAGTTGCAGGCTCGCAACAGTTTGACGGTTGTGATGAAAGAAGACGTTAAAATGTTGGGGGAAGTAGTGGTTAGTACCCAGAAGCGCAGCCAGAGTAGCATTGAAGTACCGATAACGGTTAGCGCTCTTTCCGGCGGATATCTGAAAAAAATAAATGTACAGCAATTCGACGAAATGGCACAATACGTGCCCGGATTGCAGATTCAGTTGCAAAGTCCTAATAATCCGGGATACGTTATTCGTGGTGTAACCTCTGATGATGGCGACTCGCGTTCACAACCCCGTATTTCCATTTTTCAAGACGGAGTATCCATTTCGCGGTCCCGTGCCTCGGTGGTAGAACTCTTTGATCTCGAGCGGGTGGAGGTTGTCAAAGGTCCGCAAGGCACACTCTTCGGGCGTGGTGCTGAAATTGGGGCGGTGCATGTTATTCGCAATAAACCCACCAACGAACTGAGTGGAGAACTTTCTTTGGGATATGGTAGCTATAATCAGAAGCTGGTGAACGGGTTCATTAATACGCCTATCGTAGATCAGAAAATGGCCAATCGCTTTGCCTTTGCTTATAATCAGCGCGACGGTTTTATTAAGAATCTTTCGGGGGGTAGGTTAAATGGAAAAAATACTATAGCTCTGAGAAATTCTACACGTTATTGGTTTGGAGAAAATTCTACGGCCGATTTAGTACTCGACTATCAGTATGATGATTACCCCGGAACTTCCTTTAAAAGTGAAAGGTATGCTCCTGCAGGCGGAAATACCGACCCGAACACTGCTGCCGATCTGGAGCAGGGAGAGGGCCTTTATATTAAACGTCATGTGGGTGGCGCCACTTTTTTACTCGACCATCCTTTTAATGATGGGTGGAAATTGTCTTCTATTACCGGATTCAGGGCATTCAACTCTGATGAGTCTTTTGACGCCGACGGTACTCCGGCGCCTATTCTTTGGGTATCGGAGAAGGCCAAAGGAACACAATTTAGTCAGGAACTCAGATTGAATTACGATAGCAAAGGGGCTTTTTCCGGTTTTGGTGGAGTGAGTTATTTCTATGAAAACTCTTCGCAGGAAGTGCCTATGCGCATCAACGAGCAGAGTCTTTATCCTGCTTATATTTCTCCTTTGCTTAAGGCTCAATTTGCTACACAATTCGAGGGGTTAGGATTGCCTTCGGCACTGAGTTCTTCTATTTTGAACTCGCTGTTTCCCGATCAGGCACCTGTGGTAAATGGGGAAGCTCAATATGTAACGAATTTGCCTCAAATAAGAAAAACGCTTGAAACTGTGCTGAGCAGCCAGATAGGAGTTCCTGTAACGCTAGAACAGGGGCTGGCTGCTATGGGCGTTTCTGCCGATGCCATTGCATCTATTGTTAAACAAGTAGATCAACTGTCGGGGCAACCTATCAATAGTTACCATGAAGAGTCTTCTACCAATTATGGAACGAATCAGGCTGCGGAGATTTTTATTGATGGAACCTACAAATTAACTTCTGCATTTGCTTTGACTGCCGGTTTGCGTGCTTCTTATGAACATCAGGTGGGCGGTTACCGCTCGGATGCTTCAGCGCAACCCAGCATTTTCGGGATGATGATGAACGGGTCGGCGAATCTGATGAATGCCATATCCGATGGAAAGATAACCGCATCCGGAGATTATTGGTCCTGGGTGGGGCGTGTGGCTTTGAACTATATGTTTAAACGCAATAATATCTATATAAGTGCTTCGAGAGGCCGACGCCCGGGAGTGATATTGGTACTGCCCGGCGAAGTGACAAAACTAAAGCCGGAGATTATTTATAGCTACGAAGCGGGAATAAAAGGTATAGTGGTTGATGGCATACTTTCTTATGATTTGAGTGCTTATTATTATGATTGGGATCATTTTCAAACTACTACATTGCAAACGATAGAGGGAAGCCTTGCTCCGCAATATCTGGCCGATGATGCGGGAAAAGCGCATACTTTTGGTGTGGAGGCCGGGTTACGTTATAATCCGGTGCGTTATTTCAGCATTTTTGGTAACTATTCGTATATAAATGGTAAGTTCAACGAGAAAGATGAGAACGGCAACGAACAAGAGTATGCCGGCAATCGCTTTCGGCTTACCCCGAAACATACTTTTTCGGCAGGCTTGGATTTTGATGTGCCGGTCAGTAAAACATCTGCCGTTTATTTTCGTCCGTCTTACTCGTACAAGTCACAAGTTTATTTTGAAGACAGCAATCGGGCAGATTTGAGCCAATCGGGATACGGATTGGCCAACTTCACTGCGGGGTTGCGCATGCATCCACACAGCTGGTATTACGAAATAGGTGCTTTTGGCAAAAATGTGTTTGATAAGAAATACATTATCGATGCCGGAAATAGTGGCGATGCCATTGGTTTGCCTACTTTCGTTGGCGGAAGCCGTAGCGTTGTCGGAGTAATGGCCAAAGTAAGCTTCTGA
- a CDS encoding metallophosphoesterase, with the protein MMKLKLPIFTMGLSSLFISSVAAGTMKQTVGEAANEFRMVVISDVHVMDPSLLIEGGKAFNNYLSHDRKMLRESTVILKKLTDSLIAEHPQVVLLAGDLTKDGEYVSHRYLVDSCLMRLKREGIQALVIPGNHDVNNPHAVSFMGDSTEIVRTVSAADFASIYADYGYTGALARDEYSLTYVYQLTDKLRILAIDACKYEENDFEKNICRHDGRIKPETMEFIKAQIADAHQKGIRIIGMMHHGLVSHWKYQDRIMKGYLVDDWKKQAAELADAGLEVMFTGHSHAQDISCRKIGKHTIYDIETGSAVTYPSPYRLVSLKDDEMSIRSRFIESIPMDLNGLSFDEYAKNTVAQGAATLVTSAFPPEMPDSVRNRAIRCVAQALIANCRGDEHLTAQERNEIDEVTKLIKPYSARYAKLFRVATTVLREDAYPPDNEFIVRFAFISPPF; encoded by the coding sequence ATGATGAAACTAAAATTGCCAATCTTTACGATGGGGCTCAGTTCTTTATTTATTTCTTCTGTAGCCGCCGGAACAATGAAGCAGACGGTTGGTGAAGCAGCTAATGAATTTAGAATGGTCGTTATATCGGATGTACATGTAATGGATCCTTCGCTGTTGATTGAAGGCGGAAAGGCGTTTAATAACTATTTGTCTCATGACCGGAAGATGCTTCGTGAATCAACGGTGATATTGAAAAAACTTACTGACAGTCTTATAGCAGAACATCCTCAGGTGGTTTTGCTGGCCGGAGATCTGACTAAAGACGGAGAATATGTGTCGCATCGCTACTTGGTAGATAGTTGTTTGATGCGGCTCAAGAGGGAGGGTATACAGGCTCTGGTGATTCCGGGAAATCACGACGTGAATAATCCGCATGCCGTATCATTTATGGGTGATAGTACGGAAATAGTACGTACGGTTTCTGCGGCCGATTTTGCTTCCATTTATGCTGATTATGGTTATACAGGTGCTTTGGCACGCGACGAATATTCGCTCACATATGTTTATCAGCTAACGGACAAACTGAGAATTCTGGCTATTGATGCTTGTAAATATGAGGAAAATGACTTTGAAAAGAATATTTGTCGTCACGATGGGAGGATAAAGCCTGAAACGATGGAGTTTATCAAGGCTCAGATAGCGGATGCTCATCAAAAAGGTATACGTATTATCGGTATGATGCATCACGGACTGGTGAGTCACTGGAAATATCAAGATCGCATCATGAAAGGCTATTTGGTAGATGATTGGAAAAAACAGGCGGCCGAATTGGCTGATGCAGGGTTGGAAGTCATGTTTACCGGACATTCTCATGCGCAAGATATCTCTTGTCGCAAAATAGGAAAGCACACCATATATGATATCGAAACAGGTTCGGCTGTGACATATCCTTCACCTTATAGACTTGTTTCGTTGAAGGATGACGAGATGAGTATCCGAAGCCGATTTATAGAATCTATTCCGATGGATTTGAATGGACTTTCGTTTGACGAATATGCCAAAAATACGGTTGCTCAGGGAGCCGCTACGTTGGTTACTTCGGCATTTCCACCCGAAATGCCCGATTCTGTGCGAAATAGGGCTATCCGATGTGTAGCGCAAGCTTTGATCGCTAATTGCCGGGGCGATGAGCATCTGACTGCTCAAGAACGTAATGAAATCGATGAAGTAACTAAATTAATTAAACCCTATTCGGCTCGTTACGCAAAGTTATTCCGTGTTGCTACTACCGTGCTTCGAGAAGATGCCTATCCTCCCGATAATGAATTTATCGTGCGGTTTGCATTCATCTCTCCGCCGTTCTAA
- a CDS encoding acyltransferase, protein MNSSNTKLMSYTESKAHYEILDGLRGVAAVMVVCFHLCEAHSGGNHLEQLINHGYLAVDFFFVLSGFVIGYAYDDRWGTKMNLSGFFKRRLVRLQPMVIIGMLIGGLLYYFQSTQLFPAISETPIWKMLIVMLIGCTLLPVPLSLDIRGWWEMHPLNGPGWSLFYEYIGNILYALFIRKFSKTALSILVFIAGCATIHYVLTCPSGDMVGGWALEPTQIRVGFTRLMYPFFGGLLLSRVCTPKHYKHSFLVCSLLVVIILSIPRIGGADNFWMNGLYESFCIIFLFPFIVYLGASGEVTGKLGSKTCKFLGDISYPIYITHYPFIYYYTGWVYDNKLTMQEALPGALLTLFICIAVAYASLKLYDEPVRVWLKNRFLMKKVKP, encoded by the coding sequence ATGAACTCTTCAAACACAAAACTCATGTCTTATACAGAATCAAAAGCTCACTATGAAATACTCGATGGACTACGTGGCGTAGCGGCAGTTATGGTAGTTTGTTTCCATCTATGCGAGGCTCACTCGGGAGGAAATCATCTTGAACAATTGATTAATCACGGATACTTGGCAGTGGATTTTTTCTTTGTCCTTTCGGGCTTTGTTATCGGTTATGCTTACGATGATCGTTGGGGAACAAAAATGAATCTAAGCGGCTTTTTCAAACGTCGTTTGGTTAGGCTCCAGCCAATGGTGATTATCGGCATGCTCATCGGCGGATTGCTGTACTATTTCCAAAGTACGCAATTATTTCCTGCAATAAGCGAAACACCTATTTGGAAGATGCTGATCGTTATGCTGATAGGCTGTACTTTACTTCCCGTACCGTTATCTCTGGATATCCGTGGTTGGTGGGAAATGCATCCCCTCAATGGGCCCGGATGGTCTCTATTTTATGAATACATTGGCAACATTCTATATGCGCTCTTTATCCGAAAGTTCTCAAAAACTGCGCTTTCTATATTAGTATTTATAGCCGGTTGTGCAACGATACACTATGTATTAACATGTCCCAGTGGCGACATGGTTGGCGGTTGGGCATTAGAGCCGACGCAAATACGCGTTGGCTTTACACGACTGATGTATCCGTTCTTCGGTGGATTGTTGCTCTCACGCGTATGCACGCCAAAACATTATAAACACTCATTTCTTGTGTGCAGCCTACTAGTTGTGATTATTCTCTCCATACCAAGAATAGGTGGGGCTGATAATTTCTGGATGAACGGTCTGTACGAATCATTCTGTATCATTTTCCTCTTCCCGTTTATCGTTTATCTGGGCGCAAGCGGTGAAGTAACAGGTAAACTGGGATCAAAGACTTGCAAGTTCCTTGGCGATATCTCTTATCCGATTTATATTACACACTATCCATTTATATATTACTATACAGGATGGGTATATGATAATAAACTCACTATGCAAGAAGCGCTTCCGGGTGCGCTACTCACTCTCTTCATCTGCATTGCGGTAGCTTACGCTTCTTTGAAATTGTATGATGAACCTGTTCGTGTTTGGTTGAAAAATCGTTTTCTGATGAAGAAAGTAAAACCATAG
- a CDS encoding sugar O-acetyltransferase, with amino-acid sequence MTDLEKMAAGELYCGFNSDFVSPLERGQDFCFRYNCLPPSNKDDKRLILEEFLLKVGNRVIVNGPMHIDLGYVEIGDNTIINFNFIALDEAVISIGSHCFIGPNCSIYTVIHSLCYEDRNLGLMTAKPVSIGDNCWLCGNVNVLPGVTIGEGSVIGAGSLVTKDIPAGVLAYGNPCRIIRPITDDDHQFLEGINK; translated from the coding sequence ATGACAGACTTAGAGAAGATGGCAGCCGGTGAGCTTTACTGCGGTTTCAATTCAGACTTTGTATCACCTTTGGAAAGAGGACAAGACTTTTGTTTCCGTTATAATTGTTTGCCGCCATCAAACAAAGATGATAAGCGTCTTATATTAGAAGAGTTTTTATTGAAGGTGGGAAATCGTGTCATTGTTAATGGGCCTATGCACATAGACCTTGGCTATGTAGAAATTGGAGACAATACGATCATCAATTTTAATTTCATTGCGCTCGATGAGGCGGTGATCTCCATTGGAAGCCATTGCTTTATTGGCCCGAATTGTTCTATCTATACGGTGATACATTCACTTTGCTACGAAGACAGAAATTTGGGACTTATGACAGCCAAACCGGTTTCTATTGGCGATAATTGTTGGCTCTGCGGTAACGTAAATGTGCTGCCCGGTGTCACTATCGGCGAAGGTTCGGTTATTGGTGCCGGAAGTTTGGTCACAAAGGATATTCCTGCCGGTGTGTTGGCATACGGAAATCCCTGTCGTATCATTCGCCCCATAACAGATGACGACCATCAATTTCTAGAGGGCATTAATAAATAG
- a CDS encoding DUF4450 domain-containing protein — protein sequence MNKYFLFLLLCFLPQPVRNLFAQVPAKRVGDFIESTSYNESKRGASRSLQYRPDGEDFVCVNGVNRFTRALYARTSPFRLETSDRPVFAAYDKRNSKNIRFRLLLGGTSVALDSIAFCEARYTPGRRSYRLTDPAWGKGALFISALPFPDKDGAIWKITSTDMPADARLICLISEIKSKHLNRNGDMGADPPDSFEAPEHPLLLHQYELPLTGYLILENLSLRIPEASEGSSIYAKAEHARAELASRIKINTPDAYFNTLGGALAVATNAIWDGEVWLHGAVGWRMPLSGWRAAYTGDALGWHDRARKHFDAYAASQVTNVPQTISHPAQDPDMNLARSIKKWGTPQYSNGYICRNPHNPNQMHHYDMNLCYIDELLWHFNWTGDLAYARKMWPLLVRHLDWEKRNFDPDNDGLYDAYACIWASDALYYNSGAVTHSSAYNYRANKMVAEIAEKIGEDPSPYRAEAEKILKAMNTRLWIPSKGHWAEYQDFMGHKRLHENAAVWTIYHAIDSETADPFQAYQATRYVDTEIPHIPVRASGLKDEGYATISTTNWMPYSWSINNVAFAEVMHTSLSYWEAGRNDEAFKLLKSSVLDGMYLGDSPANFGQLSFYDAARGECYRDFGDAIGVASRAIVQGLFGIIPDALNGRLLIRPGFPAAWPYATFSTPDVSFDYHRKGNADVYKIAQHFDKPIVLELQIHARKDKVNSIRINGDKAEWKQIENSVGQPVLSIVMPAGDTYEIEIKWGGSSINTAIDHQRSYSVGDTFELALPQYTISKLYDPQGVFRKVRTQQDEHVVRGRITGEPGNHTLFAYVCEGDLSWWQPINITIKNNETPAEPAFKHVESVFCREVNMDAVFNASVTDIFRNEYLTPRSPYTTLQIPKQGIGEWCHPKMTAEIDDSGLRAKVRGGLLSTKLGVSFRTPAQGVNIAFTSLWDNYPDSLHVPLGGQASHAYLLMAGSTNHMQCHIANGIIRIHYTDGTSDTLTLINPENWCPIEQDFFVDNMAFKLNASRPYRLHLKTGIVSNNLEKELGIEGVYGRSIDGGAGILLDMPLNPEKELSYLSLETLSNDVVIGLMGITLQK from the coding sequence ATGAATAAATATTTTTTATTCTTGTTGCTTTGTTTCCTTCCTCAACCTGTAAGGAATCTTTTTGCGCAGGTTCCTGCAAAACGGGTTGGCGATTTTATTGAGTCGACTTCTTACAATGAGTCTAAACGGGGAGCATCCCGTTCGTTGCAATATCGTCCGGATGGAGAAGACTTTGTTTGTGTTAATGGGGTGAATCGCTTTACGCGTGCACTTTATGCCAGAACTTCCCCATTTCGTCTGGAAACAAGCGATCGGCCTGTATTTGCTGCTTATGATAAACGTAATAGCAAGAATATCCGCTTCCGCTTGCTGCTGGGAGGTACTTCTGTAGCTCTTGATTCTATTGCTTTTTGTGAAGCTCGTTACACGCCGGGACGGCGGAGTTATCGGCTGACAGATCCTGCCTGGGGAAAAGGTGCGCTTTTTATTTCGGCCTTACCCTTCCCCGATAAAGATGGTGCTATCTGGAAAATCACATCTACTGATATGCCTGCGGATGCCAGATTGATTTGTTTGATATCTGAGATTAAGTCTAAGCATTTGAATCGTAACGGTGATATGGGAGCTGATCCGCCTGACAGCTTTGAAGCGCCTGAGCACCCTTTGTTATTGCACCAATATGAACTTCCGTTAACCGGCTACCTGATTTTAGAGAATCTCTCTTTGCGAATTCCTGAAGCCTCTGAAGGAAGTTCCATCTATGCGAAAGCAGAACATGCCCGTGCCGAGCTGGCTTCTCGCATTAAGATTAACACTCCAGATGCTTATTTTAATACACTGGGTGGAGCACTTGCTGTTGCAACCAATGCTATTTGGGATGGAGAAGTGTGGCTACACGGAGCAGTAGGTTGGCGTATGCCTCTTAGTGGTTGGCGGGCGGCTTATACAGGCGATGCACTTGGTTGGCACGATCGTGCCAGAAAGCATTTTGATGCTTATGCTGCCAGTCAGGTAACTAATGTGCCGCAAACTATTTCGCATCCGGCACAAGATCCTGATATGAACCTTGCCCGTTCTATCAAAAAGTGGGGTACTCCGCAATATAGTAACGGATACATCTGTCGTAACCCGCACAATCCTAATCAGATGCACCATTACGATATGAATCTTTGTTATATTGATGAGCTGTTGTGGCATTTTAATTGGACGGGTGACTTGGCTTATGCCCGGAAGATGTGGCCTTTACTTGTTCGTCATCTCGATTGGGAAAAGCGAAATTTCGACCCCGATAATGACGGCCTGTATGATGCATATGCTTGTATTTGGGCCAGTGATGCTTTGTATTATAATTCGGGTGCAGTTACGCACTCATCAGCCTATAATTATCGTGCCAATAAAATGGTTGCTGAAATTGCAGAAAAGATAGGAGAGGATCCTTCTCCTTATCGTGCTGAAGCCGAGAAGATATTGAAAGCGATGAATACGCGTTTGTGGATACCTTCAAAGGGGCACTGGGCAGAATATCAAGACTTTATGGGGCATAAACGATTACATGAAAATGCTGCTGTGTGGACAATCTATCACGCCATTGACAGTGAAACGGCAGATCCTTTTCAAGCCTATCAGGCAACTCGTTATGTAGATACGGAAATACCTCATATTCCCGTTCGCGCCTCGGGATTAAAAGATGAAGGCTATGCTACAATTTCTACAACTAATTGGATGCCTTATTCATGGAGTATTAATAATGTGGCTTTTGCTGAGGTAATGCATACTTCCTTGTCTTATTGGGAGGCGGGACGTAATGATGAAGCTTTTAAACTTCTGAAGAGTTCCGTGCTCGATGGTATGTACTTAGGTGATAGTCCCGCTAACTTCGGCCAGCTGAGCTTTTACGATGCTGCTCGTGGCGAATGCTATCGTGACTTTGGTGATGCAATAGGCGTTGCTTCGCGTGCCATTGTACAAGGACTCTTCGGCATTATACCCGATGCCCTCAACGGACGTTTGCTTATTCGTCCCGGATTTCCGGCAGCGTGGCCTTATGCTACATTCTCAACGCCCGATGTATCCTTCGATTATCATCGGAAAGGTAATGCGGATGTATATAAAATAGCACAACATTTTGATAAACCGATAGTGCTGGAACTGCAAATTCATGCTCGAAAGGATAAAGTGAATAGCATCAGGATAAACGGCGATAAGGCTGAATGGAAGCAAATAGAAAATTCCGTAGGTCAGCCTGTACTCTCTATTGTTATGCCGGCCGGCGATACTTACGAAATTGAAATAAAGTGGGGAGGTAGTTCAATCAATACTGCTATCGATCACCAACGTAGTTATAGTGTGGGCGATACCTTTGAACTTGCTTTGCCGCAATATACGATCAGCAAACTTTATGACCCGCAAGGCGTTTTTCGGAAAGTCCGTACTCAACAGGATGAGCATGTGGTAAGAGGCCGCATTACCGGTGAACCGGGCAACCATACTCTGTTTGCTTACGTTTGCGAGGGTGATTTGTCGTGGTGGCAACCTATAAATATTACCATTAAGAATAATGAAACCCCTGCTGAACCGGCTTTTAAGCATGTAGAGTCAGTTTTTTGCCGTGAGGTAAACATGGATGCTGTTTTCAATGCTTCGGTTACCGATATTTTCCGTAACGAATACCTTACACCACGTTCGCCATACACTACTCTCCAAATCCCGAAGCAGGGAATAGGAGAATGGTGCCATCCAAAAATGACAGCGGAGATAGACGATTCGGGTTTGCGTGCCAAGGTACGTGGTGGATTGCTTTCTACCAAACTGGGTGTATCTTTTCGTACCCCTGCACAAGGAGTCAATATTGCCTTTACCTCGCTATGGGATAATTATCCCGACAGCTTGCATGTTCCACTTGGTGGCCAAGCGTCTCATGCTTATCTGCTGATGGCTGGAAGTACGAACCATATGCAGTGCCATATTGCTAATGGCATTATTCGCATACACTATACTGATGGTACAAGTGATACACTTACATTGATAAATCCCGAAAACTGGTGCCCGATAGAGCAAGACTTTTTTGTAGACAATATGGCCTTTAAGTTGAATGCTTCTCGTCCATATCGTCTTCATCTGAAGACGGGCATAGTGAGCAATAATTTGGAGAAAGAACTTGGCATTGAGGGTGTTTATGGTCGCTCTATAGATGGCGGAGCAGGCATTTTGCTTGATATGCCTTTGAATCCGGAGAAAGAATTAAGTTATTTAAGTCTGGAAACACTCTCGAATGATGTTGTTATAGGTTTAATGGGTATTACTCTTCAAAAATAA